The Mya arenaria isolate MELC-2E11 chromosome 15, ASM2691426v1 genomic sequence TTTTTTATGCAATAGGTTTCAAATCAGAACGAATACTTTTAAACAAAGCTCATACCATGCAATAAGTAGCATGCGAGTAATTATTAACGAAATCCAAACAGACGAAGGGTATGAGACAACTACAGATCAGTTACTGCACACATTACATGGGTAATTGAAAGTAAACAGAACTCACGAATCGTGCTCATTGTGAATGATTTCAAGAGCACAGATAAAGGGTGCAGTtacaatttcttatttattgtcttatatttattttacatattactTCCAAGGGCAAACAAACAGTTTAAGCTCGTATATCTACCTTTCAAACATTTACtacaattacaaacaaatatgagtTGAAGATTCAAAGAGATCAGGAAAATTGTTTACGTGTCCTGTGGGCACACAGTTCATCGTTACAACGGTCGTTTGCTGAACAACAGTCATGACAGTATGAGGCAGCTGTCTGACGTTTACCGACGATTGACGATGCAGGGAAACCCGTGCTACAATGCTGAACAAAcacttaaaattatataacaatatatgacGAGCcaaaagaagttgtaaaaaatatttaattataactgcttttattgaaattattcataaaaacaaacaaccgTTTATTAGCAACATGTGTTTGTCTtaattttctttcttaaaaaacaCCGTACATATTGATGTTATAGGCCACGCTAAAGAAATAGTGTTTGCAGCCGTTGAGTAGATTTTGCAAAAACAGTATTTACGAGTACCTGTCATAACTGTGGTCTGAAATCATGTATTTGTTGAACAgaataaaactttaattgaatttttatttgtttcccAAGCTAAGATAAAAAATCGGTATAATATGAGAAATAATACAGACCGCTTCGAACCTCCAAACCTTATAGGTCCAAACCATTGAACGGCCCTCAGTGAGCTGTACTTTGTCTTAAGTGATGATTGCATATTggtttaaaattaacattttgtcattgttttaatcATCCATTAAGATTACCTGATTGTTTTCGCATCCCATCTCGAACAATACTGTAGGTGAGGATTGAATCGTTTTGACGTAGCAGGACTATACagaaaaaatagataaaactaTAACGGCAGCATATACAtacactataaaatatatatcaaattgaGCAATTCGTTTTTCCAGTTCTCTGACCGGCTCATTTCTTGTCCTTTATTTACCAAACTTTGCTCCATTATCAGATATCATTATCAGAGATCGAACCACAATTAGATTGCAAAATAGATTTGATTCCTTTAATAACCACAATTTTACCAATTTATACTCATCCACTCCCTTACTTGAGCATTCatcttcaaatatttaccaaatcTGGTTACACTGTTTAAGGGCATACTTTCTCAATTAACAGTCAAATTGATGGAGAAATATTCCTTGAGGTGTCAGCAAATGATCATGTTTACTTGATTGCTTTCTAATTGAGCATGTGTTATTCAATTATGTTGCAATGTTTAAGGGCATAATATCTTAACAAAAATGCGATCATCACACTTTTCACTCTTTAGTGATGGCCCGtacattttcaaaacttaacaaaactcatttaaaactaaaactacGACAATTGTAATAGGAATATCTAATATGTGTGTAATACATAACCATGTcgcaatatttattcaaaagaaaccgccctttatttctcaaaacttcaccaatttcattaattttaataggCAACGCAATAATAAATCAGCATGATTTGTATTTCGTATATCCCAAGCAATGTTTGATTCGCACGAATGACCTAGCAGATGCATAGCAACTTTATCTCAAATAGTTTACATTTGAATGTTCTTCCACggaatatgaaaacatattttttgaaagagatatcaaaatgtttttatatgaaaagaTTTGCATTAGCAATGGAACTCAACataaaaataccaaatttgGTTTAGCAATGACTGGTGTTCCCGACAGGCAATACAATCGATTCACGGAACTCTAGTTTGTTGAACTTTCATTAGCAAATCAGAGTAACACCCGTTAGATTCATAAAATGAATTACATGTGCTCTTTAAGTGACCATATTGCGACTTGAACTACtatcttcattatttaatattctttatattCAACATAATGAGTAGTAGTACAATTCCTGATAGTAGTTTATTATTCGTTGACTTTGACGAATTTGCTATGCAATTCCCATGTGTTAAGTCTAGCCATGatcgataaaaaaaaatgaaaaaatgattcATGAACACAACCTCCAATATTATTTAGGACAAAACTTGAtcatgttattatattgtttaaacaaaatgtattattaaaccTTATAACCTTTCCGTGAGTGATATTATAAAGACACATTCATcggtttaaaaaatgcttaaacaAACGGAATAATACCTCTATCAATGTGAGGAACAATGCACATAAGGATTTATATAAACGAAACTAGACTAAGTGTTTAAACATACCTGTCCCATTTGGCATTGAATAACTGTATTACAAAGTGTCGGATCTTCTACACTATGACATTTATAACACTCCATTGGCCCGCATTCTGGAAGAcagtattgtattatatttatttaccataTTTTCTTTAGGCGAACGCCAAATGGCCCGCACTAATCATAAACAAAACGGGTTTAAACAGTTTaactaaaaataatgttaaacagTTAATGTCAAGACAAACAAAAACGTGGttggatttgttttatttcgttaTCAATGCCAAAATCTGATATATAAcagtttgaaaattgtttaaaaaccgAGGCCCGATTGTCTCAAAAAGTCTTAAAAATAAATCGCAATGATATTACAAGAAATTAAGATATGATGCAATTTTCAATCCACTGACTGCGCATGAGTGACTTAAgattaccatttacgtttttactttattcggaaTTGTTGGGACAAGAGTGAGGTGGTGctcacaaactggtttaaacccccagtaaatttacattttactgaccgttccaaggcggtacctaacaattcttgataaacataccaattatttatatatataatatatagtatttatgcactgcgctgtttgtagagttgtgtgctgttctatgtttcttgtttgtaaatttgtgttctatgtctttggcgtttgcccattgccactaaaccgggtttatgtttaaacttcttgctactgagcatgtttctgtagctttttgcatatattttgttcatatttcttTGCATACAAGTTGTTAAaagtttgatattaaaattaatttaaatatgaagaCATTTCATTTGGGACTGATTAAAAGGGCTGAAATTATGCTCATGGATTTAGTctgtaacattgttttcataaaatgtagtATCAGTGCGATTTTCCTTATGGTTATACAATACTAATTAATGTGTctatacatttaaatgcaaacagGCAACTCTTCACATTGGAATAAACAGCTACTTGAAGcgttacatgtatatgacaacCATACATTTCCTTAAATTCAGTTCAAATCCAATTGATTTAAACGATTAAACATGCATTTCGCGTTCCTCCTAAAAACATTCACCCACTTTATCGTTTAGCACCAGTCCCCCCGCCCCCGCCCCCTGAATCAGGCCGGAAGATAGCCGAGTTCTGGTTcagcaaaacatatttaatctGTGAGATATTAATGGATTTGTTCTCTCTGAGTGATGGTATTGGACTGGATATAGAGTATAAAGACAATTTTAAATAGTGTGCATCACTCAAACTTAAACAAACTATCAGTCTACTGTAGCATtatcaatcttaaatataaagaacGCATCATGAACCACATCCTGGTTCTAGCATTTAGTTttaatgttcaataaaacaatataaaaatcagCACACTTTTTGAAGGGTTTTCGACTATAAAATGAGTTATCGTAAGATAATCGAGATTTACTAGTCTTTCTTTTAGTTTAATCAAGTCAAGTTAAAGTAAGTAATCTGGCTGAATTTAATACGATACTTTAACGTGATACGCTTAAAATCTTTTGCAGAACATCATAACGGCAGACGTTCCAAGTTTTTGCAgtaataatactgtttttatgttaaaaagttCGTTCTGCaaacgattttttaaaaaacgtGGGATTTTAATAAGGTCCAAGGAAAACAACATAACAAGTAATGTAATCATATTCCACATATTCCTctcgttgttttttttgcatttttaaggttttaacTGCATACAACACTATTTCAAACAACACATGTCTTACCGACTCGGAAGAGGAATGCCACCACTACTATAACACATAAAAGAATGTGCTTAGATGTCATCTTGCTATCGAGTTATGAGATCTGCTTATATTACTTAATTCGAAATTTCAAGACGTCGACGCAATTTACCTTATCAAACTGGGGCAAGGAATTCCTTTATATGGAGAATcatgttgtttaatgttaaatatgtgtGTGACCTTAATAGTTAATGAGTATTCgttcaaatgttattttgccATTAAGTGTGTAATTATAATTACTGCAACGGTAACTTTATAGCTCTGTTATTGTTCATGGTCTAAAATTCGTAAATAAATCTAGTGTTTAGGATAAAGAACACGTACCATAGTCGAGTGCCGTTTAGTAAAGTTTATATATCGTGTTTACCATTGTGTTTAATTATTACTCGAAAAAAAtcgatttgaaaaaatactttttttactgCTCTGttgacttaatcattaacaatttgaAACTCAATTTTCAACAACATATCATGCCAGTTTTGTTAATTATAGTaaccaaaacatttatatttgtttgagaTTAAATAGATATCCTTAGCTTTGATGATTTATGTATTAGTACATTGGTACATGAAAACAGTGTACAAGAAAATAACCTATTTTCAGGCCGgatttttcattttggacaGAATGTGAGGCTGAAAGTactaaaatgtacaaaatgctTACAAGAAGGGCACGGTTTTAACGAGTGTCCTTATGACTGGGTATGCGTATACCGTAAGCAGAAAGGGCACACGAAATCAGACTGTAATTTTGCAGATGTGTCAAATGGCGAGGAGTCCGACTAAAGCGTCGAGTCTGATTCCCCGGACAGTCAAGATTCACAGACAAGTATGCCTTCACGGTCGGAAATCCCCTcttctaaaaatagaagaaaaattCCTGTTTCTGGGTCGTCTACTCCAATACCTTGAGGAAACCGGACTGTGAGATGTTTAAAACTAATCAGCAGTCCATTGACAAATACGTCACACCGAACAAAGGTAAAACCTCGTGCGCGGCATAGCAATCACCTCCCACGCCAACTGAAGATCTTCTGTCTTACGATAAGAATGTACTTTGGGCTTACATCATATTACCTCCATTTTTCAGTTTAGAAATCTTTCAAAGAACgatttcttctttcttttttcccCTTAATCATCTATATTTAGGAGTATCCTAATATAATGCAACACAGCCAAAGAATAATTCATATTATATCTCTTAACGTtcaatgtttaaagctgcactctcacagattgtaggttttgacaacattttcactttttgtcttgatacgagccaatttttgagaaaatccatgaaaatCAGTTATttaagtctgctgacaaaaagattagatcgcagaattttgtatttaagttcaaaaattgatgtttatgaattttcttaaaccgttagtaacggtttaagcaataaaacattaattttcgagcgTAAATATGAAcacctgcgatctgattttttgtcagcgatcttttatcattggtttgcagatatttacgcaaaaacttacTCTTTccaagcaaaaaataaaaaaagttgtagaaatgatgaatctgtgggagtgcagctttaagggatAGTAGTAAACGCGCCCGTTTAATTCAATGGTTAAGGAACCAAAAAGCAGATATAACCTTTctacaaaaaacaattttttatgataatatcgacaaattaattaaaaattaattcattGGGTGGACTCTTATAAATAGTAATGGTGAATCAAATAGTAAGGgatgttaaatattgattaaaaatgaacaatcaTTCAAAAAGATCTTAAACCTCAGATAAAATGGGAAATTTGCAAAATAGAAGTTAGAAATCGAACAGTTGAATTTTCGAAACAACAATCGCGAACTCGCCATAACCGTCTGAATGAATTAGAAAAAGAACTTAAAAATTGTATGAATCGAATGACAATTACCCATACGTTGAACTTTCCTCACATATTATTCGAATTGAAggagaaataaaagaaatatataaaaataaagccATAGGCGCACAGATACTGTCAAAGGtagattttattgaaaaaggaGAAACTaactcaaaatatttcttaaatcttGAAAAATCACGTCAAAGTAAACAGTCATTAATTCACTCAAGATTGATGGGGCCAGAATACTCTTAACCCAAGATATACTAAATGCAGAAATCGAATTTTATAAGGATTTATAcacatcaaaatttaaaaaacgaCGAACATTATACCcagtatttaaatgatatcgAATTAGATTTAAGATTGGATTCTGAATTAGCCTATAATTGTGAGGAAGAAATTTCTAATGAAGAAACTACAATAGCACttaatgatatgaaattaaACTAAAGTCCTGGACTCGATGGTCTTACGGGAGAgttttttcaaacgttttgGCATTTAATTGGAGACCTAGTTATTTCAGCTTTAAATGAGAGTTATGAAAAAGGTGAATTATCTTTTACTCAACCACAAAGTGTTTTTCGCTATTGTATAAAAAAGGTAACCCAAACAATCTTGAAAACTAACGACATATTTTTCtcttaaatattaattacaagATTAGCAGCAAAGGTATTAGCAAGACGACTTCGATCTGTTCCACCAAGCATCATAAGTCAAGACCAACtatgatacataaaaaatagaaatacatgttttaatattagaCAAATAGACTCCATCAAATATATAcctattaaaacaaacaaaatcattttgttctataagcatttgttattattatggaTTCAGTTTAAAACTACTTCCAGTTAATCAAACGAAAACACCTAAAAGTTTCTTCAATAATATTGggtaataaaatcataaaaataaaaattaaaagtcTTCTATTTAAGAACTGGATTGATTCCAACATACTTTACATAAACGATATTCTATCGAATTCGGGCAAGTTAGACGCTAATTGTATTCTTAATAAGctcaaaactaaacaaaattgaattgcagaagtaaatattttaaaacaagcaattcCGAGCAGTTGGAAAGAAACTCTTACATCGGATAcatcttcaaaaacaaacgTCAATCCAAAATTACTAATACGTATCCAAATAAACCTAAAGATGTGacgaataagtaaatatatcaaatctatataaagcaattttatgAAAAGGCTTACATTCACGATTATTGGAAACGACGGTTACAAGAGCatatttgctggaactcttggTACTATATTGTTCATAAGTCCATTGTGGTTAATAaagtcaaacaatttaaaataaagttattgcatAATCATGTAGCAacgaatttaaatttatttactttgaaGTTGAAGGATTGCcctttatgtatttattgttatgaCGTAGAAGACTACGAACACTTCTTTATTAACTgcacattttgacaactttctggaatgctatacataatatttttaaaagatgcggaatacagaaaaaataggatatttaagatatttagtAGGTTACAAAATTGACCAAAAAGAGTATAATATTGTAAACTTTGCTTGTAGTCAGATTGCCTATTGCATCTATAAGACCTTCTTTATTTGTGAAAGGAGATCCAAACCGATAAAAATGTACCATTTATATAACGATTTGAAAGTTCTTGAAACtcatttgaacaataaaaacatatctaAACGTTTTTTGAAcggttttgttaataaaattacaatataatgttaaggcattttcaaaattgttactATTTACCTCGATTGTTAACTGATATTGTTCCATatcttcatatatatttatagatattgtatgtaatgtttgttttataaaataaataaaactaaacgGGTTGTCGTGAACTGGCAGTTCCAAAAAGGAAAAAGTCTATTTAGAGAGTTTCCATATCTGGATGTTGCTCACAAAGTTGAAGAAAGCAGATTTTGTTTTCTCATCTAACATAACTAATAGGTGAAGGGGTATTCttgtgaacatttgtgtaaCAAATAGCATTACATTGTGCTGTTAAACTTGGCTTAGAATAAGTTTCATctttggttgttgttttttttcttaattgttaTTCGCATATAAGTTTTTCGTTTCGTCGTGAGCTATGTAGATATATGATATTCGATAAATTGTTCAAAAGCATATACGTAAATCAACGATGAACctaatattaatttcaaatgtaaCATCATTTCAACGAATAATAATGTCAGTGCTATAAGTAATACATTTATGGTGCTGAAACTCTCATCGTCTGTTCTAGAGCGTGTACAGAGGTGGCTGAAAGGTGACAAACTTTCAGCCATCTAGGCGCTGGAAATGGAACCCGTGAAGAATGGATGGGATAAGTGGGAAACAGGGAAGCTTCACTCTTCGACTTATTAGTTATTTCGTGacataatgtgtttttatagtGTATAAACATAATGGATACATTTCCCATATAAGCAATAGGTTCGATGTAGCTGTTTTCAATGTCttgattaaaattatatcatttaactGTGTATAGGAGTGTGCGTAATCCtttgataaataagaaaaatataaacatacatgtataatcgTTCTTTTAAATGTCCTCATTTAGAATGAATCAAAAACCATCC encodes the following:
- the LOC128219503 gene encoding uncharacterized protein LOC128219503; translation: MTSKHILLCVIVVVAFLFRVECGPMECYKCHSVEDPTLCNTVIQCQMGQSCYVKTIQSSPTVLFEMGCENNQHCSTGFPASSIVGKRQTAASYCHDCCSANDRCNDELCAHRTPECVDSETVDCALMHSVFDVCADIDHAKTFCPKFCGLCEHGRE